A window from Hemicordylus capensis ecotype Gifberg chromosome 2, rHemCap1.1.pri, whole genome shotgun sequence encodes these proteins:
- the SMAGP gene encoding small cell adhesion glycoprotein, whose product MAAIPTPPPPTELQTSSFMKKMNTPTLQENVNVAVIGAVIAVVFVTLLSVVVLIIIYLYKNKGSYHTYEQPEADPEGSVQMEDLPCKGEKEEYFI is encoded by the exons ATGGCAGCTATTCCAACACCTCCACCACCCACAG AACTGCAGACCAGCTCTTTTATGAAGAAGATGAATACTCCAACTTTGCAAGAGAACGTCAATGTGGCTGTCATAGGAG CTGTTATCGCAGTGGTTTTCGTCACTCTCCTTTCGGTTGTCGTGCTGATCATCATTTACCTGTACAAGAACAAAGGCAGCTACCACACCTATGAACAACCTGAAGCAGATCCAGAAGGCTCAGTCCAGATGGAGGACCTCCCTTGTAAAGGTGAAAAGGAAGAATATTTCATATAG